CCCTGAATGGTAAACCTATAGAGGCCATGTATATTGAACACTGGTATAATTTCCCTCCTTATATAGATGCATTAATAGAGGTTATAGAAAATGGGCTTGCTGAATTTAAAGAAAGGGAGGTGAGCGTGTTGTTTAGCGCCCACAGCCTTCCTGAGGACTTTATAATTCACGGCGACCCATATGTGGAACACATCAAGGCGACAATAAAAGAAATCAATAAGAGGCTTTCTCTCAAATGGTATCTCTCATTCCAGAGCAGGAGCGGCCCTGTCAGGTGGTTGCGCCCGACAACAGAAGAGGTTATAATAGAGCTTGCTGATACTAACTGCAGGAACCTGTTAATTGTCCCGATCAGTTTTGTTTCAGACCACATTGAGACCCTTTATGAAATAGATGTCCTTTACAGAGGACTTGCAATGAAACACGGGATTGAATTAAAAAGGGTCCAGTCGTTTAATGACTCTGAAAGATTTATAAATGTCTTAAAAGAGCTTGTTATTGGGAAGGTAAAAGAGGCAGGTCGGAGACTCGACTCTACGAGATGGCAAAGGAGGTAAATACCTGTGGATAAGAAATTAGCAGATGAAATATTAGAGATGCTCTGGAGTATGAGAGAGGGAGGCTTGAAAAGGTACGCTGAATTAATCGAGAGAGTCGGTGATAAAAATGCCCCTGAGACCATAAAAAAAATGGAGAAGGCAGGGCTTATTGCTGTAGATAATGACATGCTGGAATTTAAAGAAAAAGGGGAGGGCAGGGCAAGGGACATCACCAGGAGGCACCGCCTTGCTGAAAGACTTCTTTACGATGTCTTTGAGCTCGATATGGAAGAGAGTGAACATGCAGCATGCGAGTTCGAACACATACTGTCGCCTGCTGTTACTGACAGTGTTTGCTCCTTCCTCGGCCACCCGCCAACATGCCCACATGGCAAGCTGATTCCGAGGGGTGATTGCTGTTCAAAATACAGCCGTGAGTTAAAACCTCTGGTTATCAGGCTTAATGACCTCGAGGTTGGCTCCAGGGGAAGGATTGTGTTTATAGTTCCATCTGAGACTTCAAGGCTTGACCGCCTCTCATCCCTCGGCATAGTCCCTGGCAGTATTGTAAGGTTAAAACAAAGAAGACCTTCCTTTGTCCTGGAGGTAGAGGAAACCACTGTGGCCATTGACTCTTCTATTGCAGAAGAGATTTATGTGAAAAAGTATTGAGTCAAATTATACATTAAGAAAACCACTGAGGCACAGAGGCACAGAGTTTTTAAAACCTATTTTTATTCTTTATCATTTCTCAGTGTCTCCGTGTCTCTGTGGTTAACGCATTAATGGCCTTAATACCAGGAGACGGCTATGGCAGTAACGCCCGAGATCACTGTCGGGTTCAATCCTGATTTGAATTTCATATTCCCTGACAGCAGCTCTTAAGTCATTGCTATTTTCATAGCAGATGCCGAGAAGGCCGTGGACTT
This is a stretch of genomic DNA from Nitrospirota bacterium. It encodes these proteins:
- a CDS encoding metal-dependent transcriptional regulator is translated as MLWSMREGGLKRYAELIERVGDKNAPETIKKMEKAGLIAVDNDMLEFKEKGEGRARDITRRHRLAERLLYDVFELDMEESEHAACEFEHILSPAVTDSVCSFLGHPPTCPHGKLIPRGDCCSKYSRELKPLVIRLNDLEVGSRGRIVFIVPSETSRLDRLSSLGIVPGSIVRLKQRRPSFVLEVEETTVAIDSSIAEEIYVKKY
- the hemH gene encoding ferrochelatase → MIGILLLNLGGPDSLQAVRPFLYNLFSDREIIKLGPSFLQKPLAWLVSFLRSKKTEKMYSLIGGKSPILNITMAQADALEKALNSSLVTEPALSLSKGHSSLSFKVYIGMRYWHPLIEDTVETISEDGVKKLIVLSLYPHYSKATTGSAFMECRRALNGKPIEAMYIEHWYNFPPYIDALIEVIENGLAEFKEREVSVLFSAHSLPEDFIIHGDPYVEHIKATIKEINKRLSLKWYLSFQSRSGPVRWLRPTTEEVIIELADTNCRNLLIVPISFVSDHIETLYEIDVLYRGLAMKHGIELKRVQSFNDSERFINVLKELVIGKVKEAGRRLDSTRWQRR